In one Roseburia intestinalis L1-82 genomic region, the following are encoded:
- a CDS encoding PcfB family protein: protein MQDEINEKVVALSVKGAKLTAEMLQKAIKAMLAQAKKQQEKQPHGKQTLKQLAKQNAGLSNIEITEGNIKAFEQTAKKYGIDFALKKDSTETPPRYLVFFKGRDADALTAAFKEFSAKKLTQEQKPSIRKALATFREAAKQLNANRQKTKHKDREVSL, encoded by the coding sequence TTGCAAGATGAAATCAACGAAAAAGTGGTTGCGCTCTCTGTCAAGGGAGCAAAGCTGACCGCTGAAATGCTGCAAAAGGCAATCAAAGCCATGCTTGCACAGGCAAAAAAACAGCAGGAAAAACAGCCCCACGGGAAGCAGACCCTAAAGCAGCTTGCGAAGCAGAACGCGGGGCTATCCAACATTGAGATAACCGAGGGCAATATCAAAGCCTTTGAGCAGACGGCGAAAAAATACGGTATCGACTTTGCCTTAAAGAAAGACAGCACCGAAACGCCGCCCCGTTATCTCGTCTTTTTCAAAGGGCGGGACGCGGACGCTCTGACCGCAGCCTTTAAGGAGTTTTCCGCAAAGAAGCTGACACAGGAGCAAAAGCCCTCTATCCGAAAGGCACTTGCCACATTCCGGGAAGCAGCAAAGCAGCTTAACGCGAACCGTCAAAAGACAAAACACAAGGACAGGGAGGTATCGCTATGA